The Deltaproteobacteria bacterium genomic interval AGGCGTGGTGGGTTCCGTTGATTTTTGGCGCGGCAACTCTTTTAATCGGCGTTTCTCATTACAAACTGCATCCCATGCCCGGAAGTCCTCCCACGGCATTTTTGGGAAGTTTTGTTTTTTTCGTTCTATCTTATTTAATTACCGCCACGTTGCCTATGCTCAGCCAAATTAACGCTTTCATTCTTTTTATTTTTTATCTGATTTCATGGGGTCTTTTCGACAGAACTCTTGTGAGCATCGTCCTTGCCCTGATTACAGCCATCATTGGATGCACCGTTGAAAGTTCTTTGGGATGGATTGGGCAATATCATTATACAACTCCCGACTTTTTCGGAATTCCCTTTTGGTTGCCGGCACTTTATCTCAATGCCTCGGCTACAGGAGGATTTTTGGGCCGGCTTTTTTTGAGTCGAAAGTCTTAAACAATCGTTCCGCAGTTAAAGATCGCGATATTTAGCAGGCCTTCTCTTTTTTATATCCCCATTCTTCCAAGAATCATCGCCGTTTTGCGCTGAATAAAGGGACCGTTGTGGTGTGTTTGAAAATAGCGTGGTTTGGGCAGAATGGCCGCGAGCCAGCACGCTTGATAAGGGGAAAGATTTGAGGCTTTCGTATTAAAATAATATTGCGCGGCGGCTTCGGCTCCGTAAATTCCTTCTCCCCATTCCACCACATTAAGATAGAGTTCCAAAATTCTTTGTTTCGAAAGTTTCCTCTCCAATTCAAGTGTGATGATGATCTCTTTCAATTTTCGAAAGGGATTTTTGGAAGGACTTAGATAGAGATTTTTGGCGAGTTGCTGGGTGATGGTACTTCCTCCGCGCACAAATTCCTTTTCTTCCCAATTTTTTTCGGCGGCTTTCTGGATTGCTTTCCAATCAAAACCGGAATGTTCAAAAAAACTGGAATCTTCGGCAATCACAACGGCCCTCTTCAAATAGGAAGAAATTTCGGGATACGGGACAAACCGGTATTGCAACGGAGCTTTGCCATCGTACCTCTGCATAAAAGCAGTCATTGTGGGATTTTCAATTTTTAAAAGGTCTATCTCCGGAAGCGTTAGAGAAGAATGTAAAAAAAGAAGCCAGATAATTCCCAACGTGACGAGACTCGGCAAAAAAATCCGCCGAACGATCTGCGATCGAACGATCTGTTGCAATTTCATAACTCCTTTGATAGCAGATCACCCCTATGCCAATCAAATCCGATTTATGGATTCATAAAATGTCCGAAGAAAAAAAGATGATTGAACCCTTTTCTCCCAAACAGGTCCGAAAGGGAATATCCTTCGGACTTTCCTCCTATGGTTACGATTTTCGTTTAAGCACCGCTTTCAAAATCCACCGAGCTCCTAGCCCGCAAAGCGGGCGAGAGGGGGAGGCTCCGCCGGCTTTGCCGGTGGAGGGGGCGACGCGAGTCCCTATAATAG includes:
- the mtgA gene encoding monofunctional biosynthetic peptidoglycan transglycosylase, whose amino-acid sequence is MKLQQIVRSQIVRRIFLPSLVTLGIIWLLFLHSSLTLPEIDLLKIENPTMTAFMQRYDGKAPLQYRFVPYPEISSYLKRAVVIAEDSSFFEHSGFDWKAIQKAAEKNWEEKEFVRGGSTITQQLAKNLYLSPSKNPFRKLKEIIITLELERKLSKQRILELYLNVVEWGEGIYGAEAAAQYYFNTKASNLSPYQACWLAAILPKPRYFQTHHNGPFIQRKTAMILGRMGI